Proteins encoded by one window of Emticicia oligotrophica DSM 17448:
- the argB gene encoding acetylglutamate kinase, which produces MKLNIIKIGGNVIDNPRSCKQFLEDFAALEGSKILIHGGGKVATKIAVKLDVETKMVDGRRITDLPMLEVVTMVYGGLVNKQIVAQLQALGCNALGLTGADGGVILAKKRPVKEIDYGYVGDIEKVNAPLIDNFLQHNLTPIFAPLTFDKEGNMLNTNADTQASSVAVAMAEQYEVNLIYCFEKKGVLSDPNNDDSVIPQLTPSVYADYKASGAINAGMIPKLDNAFAALNRGVAKVTICHADELKQAVAEGTRGTQIIL; this is translated from the coding sequence ATGAAACTTAACATTATCAAAATCGGAGGCAATGTCATAGATAATCCTCGCTCATGTAAGCAATTTTTAGAAGATTTTGCCGCACTCGAAGGCTCAAAAATCTTGATTCATGGTGGTGGAAAAGTAGCCACGAAAATTGCCGTCAAACTCGATGTAGAAACCAAAATGGTTGATGGTCGCAGAATTACAGACTTACCCATGCTTGAAGTAGTTACGATGGTTTATGGCGGCTTGGTCAACAAACAAATTGTTGCACAATTACAAGCTCTTGGTTGTAATGCTCTTGGCCTAACGGGTGCTGATGGTGGTGTAATTTTGGCAAAAAAACGCCCAGTTAAAGAGATTGATTACGGCTATGTGGGCGATATAGAAAAAGTGAATGCCCCTTTGATTGATAATTTCTTGCAGCATAATCTTACTCCGATTTTTGCTCCACTTACTTTCGATAAAGAAGGAAATATGCTCAATACCAATGCCGATACACAGGCATCTTCGGTGGCGGTTGCCATGGCCGAGCAGTATGAAGTAAATTTAATTTATTGTTTTGAGAAAAAAGGCGTACTTTCAGACCCTAACAATGATGACTCGGTGATTCCGCAGCTAACACCAAGTGTTTATGCCGATTACAAGGCATCAGGGGCTATCAATGCAGGCATGATTCCGAAACTTGACAATGCTTTTGCGGCCCTCAACCGTGGCGTTGCGAAGGTTACGATTTGTCATGCTGATGAACTAAAACAAGCGGTTGCTGAAGGAACTAGAGGAACACAGATAATTTTGTAA
- a CDS encoding 3-deoxy-D-manno-octulosonic acid transferase — MLQILYNFSIYAYTFIINVLAPFNSKAKLWVDGRKNIFERLDSASLSNRSSASLSNRSSASVSNSFTERSRGSLAWFHCASLGEFEQGRPVIEAFRAKYPAYKILVTFFSPSGYEIRKNYAGADFIFYLPADTPSNARKFIEIVQPSIVYFVKYEFWRNYLTELERKQIPAISFSTIFRPNQFFFKPYGRFYREILKKFKHILVQNQESFDLLKSIDIEQITLAGDTRFDRVKQIVDAKKDIPIAERFKANRQVFMVGSAWQTDMEVLIPLMNSLQNDSNLTFVIAPHEIHREEINTWQKQIELKSICFSEVKDETQLNNYQVLIVDNIGMLSSLYQYADFAFIGGSFGKGLHNTLEAATFGMPIFFGNRAYHKFKEAVDLVRLGGAFAISSTEELAEILKDLRSNEVKKKESDKISQNYVLQNIGATEKVMAITQSILND, encoded by the coding sequence ATGCTTCAGATACTCTATAATTTTTCGATATACGCATATACATTTATCATTAATGTTTTAGCTCCATTTAATTCAAAAGCAAAACTTTGGGTTGATGGTAGGAAAAATATTTTTGAAAGGCTTGATTCGGCTTCGCTCTCCAACCGTAGTTCGGCTTCGCTCTCCAACCGTAGTTCGGCTTCGGTCAGCAACTCGTTTACCGAACGAAGTCGAGGTAGTCTTGCTTGGTTTCATTGTGCTTCTTTAGGGGAATTTGAGCAGGGAAGGCCAGTAATCGAGGCTTTTCGAGCAAAATATCCTGCTTATAAGATTTTAGTGACGTTCTTTTCACCTTCGGGCTATGAAATTAGGAAGAATTATGCTGGTGCAGATTTTATATTTTATCTTCCAGCAGATACACCTTCAAATGCCCGAAAATTCATAGAAATAGTACAGCCCTCGATAGTTTATTTTGTGAAGTATGAGTTTTGGCGAAATTACTTAACAGAACTAGAAAGAAAGCAAATTCCTGCAATTTCATTTTCTACAATTTTTCGCCCAAATCAATTTTTTTTTAAACCTTATGGAAGATTTTATAGAGAAATTTTGAAGAAGTTTAAACATATTTTGGTGCAGAATCAAGAGTCTTTTGATTTGCTGAAAAGTATTGATATTGAGCAAATTACATTGGCAGGCGATACACGTTTCGACCGTGTAAAACAAATTGTTGATGCTAAAAAAGATATTCCGATTGCCGAGCGATTCAAAGCAAACCGACAAGTATTTATGGTAGGTTCGGCATGGCAAACTGATATGGAAGTCTTGATTCCGTTGATGAATTCACTTCAAAATGATTCAAACTTAACCTTCGTTATTGCTCCACACGAAATTCATCGAGAGGAAATAAATACTTGGCAAAAGCAAATTGAGTTGAAAAGTATTTGTTTTTCAGAAGTAAAAGATGAAACACAACTCAATAATTATCAGGTACTTATTGTTGATAATATCGGAATGTTGTCATCGCTTTATCAATACGCCGACTTTGCTTTTATTGGTGGTTCGTTTGGAAAAGGCTTACACAATACTTTAGAAGCGGCAACATTCGGAATGCCTATTTTCTTTGGTAATAGGGCTTATCATAAATTCAAAGAAGCGGTTGATTTGGTCAGACTCGGAGGTGCATTCGCCATCTCTTCAACCGAAGAATTGGCCGAAATATTAAAAGATTTACGCTCAAACGAAGTAAAAAAGAAAGAATCTGATAAAATTTCGCAGAATTACGTTTTGCAGAATATTGGTGCTACCGAAAAAGTAATGGCAATAACTCAATCAATTCTTAACGATTAA
- a CDS encoding WD40/YVTN/BNR-like repeat-containing protein: MKKVLPILLTLFCFFSISFAQKATTAPTPPLFNPELYKGLKWRNIGPFRGGRSVTATGVKQNPMTYYFGSTGGGIWKTEDAGISWKNISDGQLKTGSVGAITVAESDPNVLYVGMGEHPVRGMMTSHGDGIYKSTDAGKTWKNIGLEKTKHIAAVRIHPTNPDVVYVAAQGALHGPSEDRGIYRTTDGGKTWQKIFYVDANTGCADLSMDMTNPRILYAAMWQHRRYPWKVESGGAGCALYKSVDGGDTWTKMTEGLPKNIGKAAVSVSRANPNRVYANIEAEGDKAGVYRSDDAGKTWTQSSKQRITITRAWYYIEIFADPLNADLVYIMNAPFLKSSDGGRSFAPMRVPHGDNHDLWINPTNNQVMINANDGGANISFNGGASWSSQNNQPTAQFYRVITDNRFPYYVYGGQQDNSSLGTASRTNGAGIERQDWFTGPGCESAYIAFDNPNDPQVIYGGCYQGNIEVYDTKTGIVKDVMAYPHIGLAVTPKLQKYRFNWNAPIMASPFKNGTIYHGGNVVLKSSDNGQTWQVISDDLTRNEKAKQEDGGGPYTNEGAGGEVYNTLAYIAVSPHKEGVLYTGSDCGLVHLTQDDGKTWQNITPKDLDECLIHSIEVSPHDPATAYIVATKYRFNDFTPLIYVTKDYGKTWKKITQGIEAESFAKVVREDPKRKGLLYCGTELGFYISYNQGENWQKLQLNLPVVPITDLVIHDNDLVASTAGRAFWILDDLAVLQQSENLQTANKAKVFMPKATVKFDSQTPSEPVPGIGQNPMNGVILDYFLPNDMDSSNVVLQILDNQGNIIRTYDNKKDLNYQRYEGGPAEKAVMPSKKGINRFAWDMRREGIAGISKVFVNGDYRGSLVAPNTYKVRLIAEKDTSMTEATIIADPRLKATKADFDAQQAMLAKIEAQTKDIHNSVNRMRKVKTQIENITALLKDNKDMVALVDTGKAVLKKITAWEENLITPKQETFQDVINFYNRLNAELLDLKNRVDVHDPRPTSGAATRLNDLTKEWEKHKATLDKLINVEVAKFNEMYKQKAIPALIVPER, from the coding sequence ATGAAGAAAGTTTTACCTATTCTCCTTACACTATTTTGCTTTTTTAGTATATCATTTGCTCAAAAGGCAACCACAGCACCTACACCGCCTCTATTCAATCCTGAGCTTTACAAAGGTTTAAAGTGGCGAAATATTGGCCCGTTTCGCGGCGGTAGAAGCGTAACCGCTACGGGCGTCAAACAAAACCCTATGACCTATTATTTCGGCTCGACTGGTGGCGGAATCTGGAAAACTGAAGATGCTGGTATCTCGTGGAAAAATATTTCCGACGGGCAATTAAAAACTGGCTCAGTTGGAGCAATTACGGTTGCCGAGTCTGACCCTAATGTACTTTATGTAGGAATGGGCGAACACCCCGTTCGTGGCATGATGACCTCGCATGGTGATGGGATCTATAAATCGACCGATGCTGGAAAAACTTGGAAAAATATTGGCCTCGAAAAAACAAAGCACATAGCGGCAGTCAGAATTCACCCGACCAATCCAGACGTCGTTTATGTAGCAGCTCAAGGTGCTTTACACGGCCCCAGCGAAGACCGAGGCATTTATCGTACTACTGACGGAGGTAAAACTTGGCAAAAAATATTCTATGTTGATGCCAACACCGGCTGTGCCGATTTGAGCATGGATATGACCAATCCAAGAATTTTGTATGCTGCCATGTGGCAACATCGCCGCTATCCTTGGAAAGTTGAAAGTGGTGGAGCAGGTTGTGCTTTATACAAATCGGTTGACGGTGGCGATACTTGGACCAAAATGACCGAAGGTTTACCAAAAAATATAGGCAAAGCGGCGGTTTCGGTTTCAAGGGCAAATCCTAACCGAGTTTATGCCAATATCGAAGCCGAAGGCGATAAAGCAGGTGTTTATAGAAGTGATGACGCAGGAAAAACTTGGACTCAATCATCGAAACAAAGAATCACGATTACACGTGCTTGGTATTACATCGAAATCTTTGCCGACCCACTCAATGCCGATTTGGTGTATATCATGAATGCTCCATTCTTAAAATCGAGCGATGGTGGCCGTAGCTTTGCTCCTATGCGTGTGCCTCACGGCGATAACCACGACCTTTGGATAAACCCGACCAATAACCAAGTAATGATAAACGCCAACGATGGTGGAGCAAATATTTCGTTTAATGGTGGTGCAAGTTGGAGCAGCCAAAACAACCAACCAACGGCACAGTTTTATCGAGTAATTACCGATAATCGTTTCCCTTATTATGTCTATGGTGGTCAGCAAGATAATTCTTCACTCGGTACGGCTTCTCGCACCAACGGAGCAGGCATCGAACGCCAAGATTGGTTCACTGGCCCAGGTTGCGAGTCGGCCTACATTGCTTTCGATAACCCCAACGACCCACAAGTAATTTATGGGGGTTGTTATCAAGGGAATATTGAAGTTTATGATACCAAAACAGGCATTGTGAAAGATGTAATGGCATATCCGCACATTGGTTTGGCCGTAACGCCTAAACTTCAAAAATACCGCTTCAACTGGAATGCTCCAATCATGGCTTCGCCTTTCAAAAATGGCACTATTTATCACGGAGGAAATGTAGTTTTAAAGAGTAGCGATAATGGACAAACATGGCAAGTAATTAGCGACGATTTAACCAGAAACGAGAAAGCCAAACAAGAAGATGGCGGCGGCCCATACACCAACGAAGGTGCAGGGGGCGAAGTCTATAATACTTTAGCCTATATTGCGGTTTCGCCACATAAAGAAGGTGTTTTATACACAGGTAGCGATTGTGGATTGGTGCATCTGACACAAGATGATGGTAAAACTTGGCAAAACATTACCCCAAAAGATTTAGATGAGTGCTTGATTCACAGCATCGAAGTTTCGCCACATGACCCTGCAACGGCCTATATTGTGGCTACCAAATATCGTTTTAATGATTTTACGCCTCTGATTTACGTAACAAAAGATTATGGTAAAACTTGGAAGAAAATCACGCAAGGCATTGAAGCCGAAAGTTTTGCCAAAGTGGTGAGAGAAGACCCAAAACGCAAAGGTTTATTGTATTGTGGCACCGAGTTGGGCTTTTATATTTCGTATAATCAAGGAGAAAATTGGCAGAAATTACAGCTTAATTTACCAGTTGTACCAATTACTGATTTGGTTATTCATGATAATGATTTGGTGGCTTCTACGGCTGGACGTGCCTTTTGGATTTTAGATGATTTGGCAGTTTTACAACAATCTGAAAACCTACAAACAGCAAATAAAGCTAAAGTTTTCATGCCGAAAGCTACCGTAAAATTTGATTCGCAAACACCCTCGGAGCCAGTTCCTGGCATTGGCCAAAACCCGATGAATGGCGTAATTTTAGATTATTTCTTGCCCAATGACATGGACAGTTCCAATGTTGTTTTACAGATACTTGATAATCAAGGAAACATCATCAGAACTTACGATAACAAGAAAGACTTGAATTATCAACGCTACGAAGGCGGCCCAGCCGAAAAAGCCGTTATGCCGAGTAAAAAAGGTATCAATCGTTTTGCGTGGGATATGCGTCGAGAAGGCATTGCAGGAATCAGCAAAGTTTTTGTCAATGGCGACTACCGTGGTTCGTTGGTAGCCCCAAACACATATAAAGTAAGACTCATTGCCGAGAAAGATACTTCTATGACCGAGGCCACCATTATAGCCGACCCACGCCTAAAGGCAACCAAAGCCGATTTCGACGCTCAGCAAGCTATGTTAGCCAAAATTGAGGCTCAAACTAAAGACATTCACAACTCGGTTAATCGAATGAGAAAAGTGAAAACCCAGATAGAAAACATCACGGCATTGCTGAAAGATAATAAAGATATGGTGGCTTTGGTAGATACAGGAAAGGCTGTTTTGAAGAAAATAACGGCATGGGAAGAAAACCTAATTACGCCAAAACAAGAGACTTTCCAAGATGTGATTAACTTTTATAATCGCCTCAATGCTGAATTGCTCGACCTGAAAAACCGTGTCGATGTACATGACCCACGACCAACTTCAGGTGCAGCCACTCGCTTAAACGACCTAACAAAAGAATGGGAAAAACACAAGGCAACTTTAGACAAACTAATTAATGTAGAAGTAGCGAAATTCAACGAAATGTATAAGCAAAAAGCCATTCCAGCTTTGATTGTGCCTGAGAGGTAG
- a CDS encoding DMT family transporter, producing the protein MSIIYYILAFLCGVTNSTQSGVNAELRRSINNPIYAAIISFASGLLGLILITPFFKESVPTLTTLKSLEWWKLTGGVLGAFFVTTVILSVQKIGSANMICLIVAGQLITAMLLDHYGLLGFKLHQINGWRIAGGLLIVAGVYLIVKN; encoded by the coding sequence ATGAGCATCATCTACTATATTCTTGCCTTTTTGTGTGGTGTAACCAACAGCACGCAATCGGGCGTAAATGCGGAATTACGGAGGTCAATCAATAACCCTATTTACGCTGCTATCATTTCATTTGCCTCGGGTTTATTGGGCTTAATTTTGATAACTCCTTTTTTCAAAGAATCAGTGCCAACGCTGACAACCTTGAAATCATTAGAATGGTGGAAGCTAACCGGTGGTGTACTAGGTGCTTTTTTTGTAACAACGGTTATTTTGAGTGTACAAAAAATCGGCTCGGCCAATATGATTTGTTTAATCGTAGCAGGGCAGCTCATAACAGCCATGCTACTTGACCATTATGGGCTTTTAGGCTTCAAACTACACCAAATTAATGGTTGGAGAATTGCAGGTGGGCTGCTAATTGTAGCTGGTGTTTATTTAATCGTTAAGAATTGA
- a CDS encoding cation-translocating P-type ATPase produces the protein MPTNNFDISGLSQQQVLDAREKFGSNSLQYKKENGFLEAVNDLIKEPMVILLLVASVIYFISGEYGDGIFLASAIVLVATISLYQDSRSRDALEKLKNFTQPTCKVIRDGEIVEIPSDELVQGDSLVIEEGTLIAADGIIVRSNDFSVNESILTGESLSVEKDANKEDNNVFRGTTVVSGLAIATITAIGNETKLGKIGKSLESIEEEETPLELQISNFVKKMVIAGAIVFLIVWAINFFKSKDILDSLLKALTLAMSILPEEIPVAFTTFMALGAWRLMKMGIVVKQMKTVETLGSATVICTDKTGTITENRMSLAKIFVLGSDKITEPNSALTDTEKNLIEIAMWASEPIPFDPMEIALHTAYEKMVLKDERPNFELIHEYPLEGKPPMMTHIFANKAGKRFIAAKGAAEAIMNISILTETEKQQINEVIETMAKDGYRVLAVGEAQLEGDIYPATQQEFKFGFKGLVAFYDPPKKNIQAVLKSFYKAGIDVKIITGDNAATTTAIAKQIDFKGFERSLTGDELMQLSETELQQRVKDTNLFTRMFPEAKLRIINALKAQNEIVAMTGDGVNDGPALKAAHIGIAMGKKGTEIAKQAASLILVEDDLSKMVDAVAMGRKIYTNLKKAIQYIISIHIPIILTVFLPLALGWIYPNIFSPVHVIFLELIMGPTCSIIYENEPMEKNTMQQMPRPFTTTFFSWKELATSVLQGITITIGTLAAYQYAVSAGFDESLTRTMVFVTLINANIFLTLVNRSFYYSIFTTLMYKNNLVLLIISITLALIGLLILVKPLANFFEFTPLTIDQLGICLGIGFISVIWFEVVKWWKRR, from the coding sequence ATGCCTACAAACAATTTTGATATTAGTGGACTTTCCCAGCAACAGGTTTTAGATGCCCGAGAAAAATTTGGTAGTAATAGCCTTCAGTATAAAAAAGAAAATGGTTTTCTGGAAGCTGTCAATGACTTGATAAAAGAACCTATGGTGATTTTGTTATTGGTAGCTTCGGTTATTTATTTTATCAGTGGTGAATATGGCGATGGTATTTTTTTAGCATCTGCCATTGTATTAGTGGCCACCATTTCACTTTACCAAGACTCTCGAAGTCGAGATGCTCTTGAAAAACTTAAAAATTTTACACAGCCTACCTGCAAGGTTATTCGTGATGGCGAAATTGTTGAGATTCCGAGTGATGAATTGGTACAGGGCGATAGCCTTGTGATTGAAGAAGGTACACTAATAGCAGCCGATGGTATTATTGTTCGCTCAAATGATTTTTCAGTGAATGAATCAATTCTTACAGGAGAATCACTTTCAGTTGAGAAAGATGCCAATAAAGAAGATAACAATGTTTTTAGAGGAACAACCGTGGTTAGTGGTTTGGCAATTGCAACTATCACGGCCATTGGTAATGAAACTAAACTGGGCAAAATAGGGAAAAGCCTTGAGAGTATTGAAGAGGAAGAAACTCCTCTGGAACTTCAGATAAGCAATTTTGTCAAAAAAATGGTTATTGCAGGGGCTATTGTTTTCCTGATTGTCTGGGCAATCAATTTCTTTAAATCGAAAGATATTCTTGACAGTTTGCTCAAAGCCCTCACCTTGGCCATGAGTATTCTACCCGAAGAAATTCCTGTGGCTTTCACTACTTTTATGGCATTGGGTGCTTGGCGATTAATGAAAATGGGAATTGTGGTTAAACAGATGAAAACCGTTGAAACACTCGGTAGTGCAACTGTTATTTGTACGGATAAAACGGGAACAATTACCGAAAATAGAATGTCGTTGGCAAAGATTTTTGTATTAGGTTCTGATAAAATAACCGAGCCGAATAGTGCATTGACTGATACTGAGAAAAACCTGATAGAAATAGCCATGTGGGCAAGTGAACCCATTCCTTTTGACCCTATGGAAATAGCCTTACACACGGCCTATGAAAAAATGGTGTTGAAAGATGAACGGCCTAATTTTGAATTAATTCATGAATATCCTTTGGAAGGTAAACCACCTATGATGACGCATATTTTTGCAAATAAAGCAGGAAAACGCTTCATCGCAGCCAAAGGAGCAGCCGAAGCCATTATGAATATCAGTATTTTGACCGAAACCGAAAAACAACAAATCAATGAAGTGATTGAAACAATGGCCAAAGATGGTTATAGGGTTTTGGCAGTTGGCGAGGCTCAACTTGAGGGCGATATTTACCCAGCAACTCAACAAGAATTTAAGTTTGGTTTCAAAGGTTTGGTGGCTTTCTATGACCCGCCTAAAAAGAATATTCAAGCGGTTTTGAAGAGTTTTTATAAAGCAGGAATTGATGTGAAAATCATCACGGGTGATAATGCTGCTACAACTACTGCTATTGCAAAACAAATTGATTTTAAAGGTTTTGAACGTAGTCTTACGGGTGATGAATTGATGCAGTTATCGGAAACAGAATTACAGCAACGAGTGAAAGATACCAATCTTTTTACACGAATGTTTCCTGAAGCTAAACTTCGCATTATCAATGCACTAAAAGCCCAAAATGAGATTGTAGCCATGACAGGCGATGGAGTAAATGATGGCCCCGCCCTCAAAGCAGCACATATTGGCATTGCAATGGGTAAAAAAGGTACGGAGATTGCCAAACAAGCAGCTTCATTGATTTTGGTAGAAGATGATTTATCGAAGATGGTTGATGCAGTGGCTATGGGGCGGAAGATTTATACAAATCTTAAAAAAGCTATTCAATATATCATTTCAATTCATATTCCTATTATTCTAACGGTTTTTCTTCCTTTGGCTTTGGGGTGGATATATCCTAATATATTTTCTCCGGTACACGTCATTTTCTTAGAACTAATCATGGGGCCAACTTGCTCAATTATCTACGAAAATGAACCAATGGAGAAAAATACGATGCAACAAATGCCACGCCCATTTACGACTACGTTTTTTAGTTGGAAAGAATTAGCAACCAGTGTTTTGCAGGGTATTACGATAACTATTGGTACACTTGCTGCTTATCAATATGCAGTAAGTGCAGGCTTTGACGAATCTCTAACTCGAACGATGGTTTTTGTTACACTTATTAATGCTAATATATTTCTAACCTTAGTCAATCGCTCTTTTTACTATTCTATTTTTACAACATTAATGTATAAGAATAACTTAGTTCTATTGATTATTTCTATTACTCTAGCACTAATTGGATTGCTGATTTTGGTTAAACCCTTAGCCAATTTCTTTGAGTTTACACCGCTAACTATCGACCAACTGGGTATTTGCCTCGGAATTGGCTTTATTTCGGTGATTTGGTTTGAGGTGGTGAAATGGTGGAAGAGGAGGTGA
- a CDS encoding trans-sulfuration enzyme family protein, with amino-acid sequence MKIETLAIHAGNHGDPTTGAVVPPLVLSTTFERAEDGSIVEGRDIYTRASNPNRRALEEKLAALEGGSEAIAFASGQAATMSIFHTLGAGSHVILPDDIYYNTRVIIEGLYANFGLTCTAVDMTDLGAIKKAIKKNTKLIWIETPSNPSLKITDIQAVVKIAKSKNIMVGCDNTWATPFFTRPFDFGVDVVMHSTTKYFGGHSDILGGCVILPPNASSSELATKIRTFQSVGGGVPSPFDCWLLNRSLSTYAIRMPIHAQNALKLAAFLEAQPQIEKVNYPGLKSNEYHKVAKKQMLGGFGGMMSILVKGGQKESMALASKLKIFKHATSLGGVESLIEHRFSVEGIHSTSPENLLRISVGIENIDDLIADFKQALA; translated from the coding sequence ATGAAAATCGAAACTCTTGCGATTCATGCAGGAAATCATGGCGACCCAACTACTGGTGCAGTTGTGCCTCCGTTGGTTTTATCTACTACATTTGAGCGTGCCGAAGATGGGAGCATCGTAGAAGGGCGTGATATTTATACACGAGCGTCGAACCCTAATCGACGAGCTTTAGAAGAAAAATTAGCAGCCTTAGAGGGTGGAAGTGAGGCCATTGCTTTTGCTTCTGGACAAGCAGCAACAATGAGTATTTTTCATACTTTGGGAGCAGGGAGTCACGTAATTTTACCCGATGATATTTACTACAATACCAGAGTAATTATTGAGGGGCTTTACGCCAATTTCGGACTTACTTGCACGGCCGTTGATATGACAGATTTAGGAGCAATCAAAAAGGCAATCAAGAAAAATACAAAATTGATTTGGATTGAAACCCCCTCGAATCCGAGTTTAAAAATCACAGATATTCAAGCAGTGGTGAAAATCGCTAAGTCGAAAAATATCATGGTAGGATGCGATAATACTTGGGCTACCCCATTTTTTACTCGTCCATTCGATTTTGGTGTTGATGTAGTAATGCACTCAACCACCAAATATTTTGGTGGTCACTCTGATATTTTAGGGGGCTGTGTGATTCTACCACCTAATGCGTCCTCAAGCGAACTAGCCACAAAAATTCGTACTTTCCAAAGTGTTGGGGGCGGAGTACCTTCACCTTTTGATTGTTGGTTATTGAATAGAAGTTTATCAACTTATGCTATAAGAATGCCTATTCATGCCCAAAATGCCCTGAAATTGGCTGCTTTTTTGGAGGCTCAACCGCAAATCGAAAAAGTAAATTACCCTGGACTGAAATCAAATGAATATCATAAGGTTGCTAAAAAGCAAATGCTTGGTGGATTTGGCGGAATGATGTCGATTTTAGTGAAAGGTGGACAAAAAGAATCAATGGCATTGGCATCGAAACTAAAGATATTTAAGCACGCAACGAGTTTGGGTGGAGTTGAAAGTTTAATCGAACATCGTTTTTCGGTGGAAGGTATTCATTCAACTAGCCCCGAAAACCTTTTGCGTATTTCGGTAGGCATTGAGAATATAGATGATTTGATTGCGGATTTCAAACAGGCTCTCGCATAA
- a CDS encoding M20 family metallo-hydrolase: MLQNSELVETLTKDAIELLKDLIQTESFSKQEDETAAIIEEFFRERNIPYRRKKNNIWAKNKHFDASKPTVLLNSHHDTVKPNPSWTLNPLNPLVKDGKLYGLGSNDAGGCLVSLIATFCYFYYQTDLKYNVVMAATAEEEISGREGLEMVVPELPEIEFAIVGEPTQMHLAVAEKGLLVLDCIAHGKSGHAARDEGENALYKAVKDIAWFQNYKFPKVSENLGPIKMSVTMISAGSQHNVVPDTCKFTVDIRVTEQYTLEEITEVVKKNIESEVVPRSIRLRPSSIPKEHPIVQAGISMGRNTYGSPTTSDQALLDCPSLKMGPGDSARSHTADEFIYLDEIEEGIKLYITMLGKVIL; the protein is encoded by the coding sequence ATGCTTCAAAATTCAGAATTAGTTGAAACACTTACCAAAGATGCCATTGAGCTTCTGAAAGATTTGATTCAAACCGAATCTTTCAGCAAACAAGAAGACGAAACGGCGGCAATTATCGAAGAGTTTTTCCGTGAAAGAAATATTCCGTATCGCCGTAAAAAAAATAATATTTGGGCTAAAAACAAGCATTTCGATGCTTCAAAACCAACCGTTTTATTAAACTCCCATCACGACACTGTAAAGCCAAATCCATCTTGGACTCTCAACCCATTAAACCCATTGGTAAAAGATGGCAAACTTTATGGTCTTGGAAGCAATGATGCTGGCGGTTGTTTGGTTTCGTTGATTGCTACTTTTTGCTATTTCTACTATCAGACAGACCTCAAATATAACGTTGTGATGGCTGCCACGGCCGAAGAAGAAATTTCTGGACGTGAGGGGCTTGAAATGGTTGTACCTGAATTACCCGAAATCGAGTTTGCCATTGTGGGCGAACCTACGCAAATGCACTTAGCCGTTGCCGAAAAAGGTCTTTTAGTTTTAGATTGTATTGCTCACGGAAAATCAGGACACGCTGCCCGTGATGAAGGCGAAAATGCTCTCTATAAAGCAGTAAAAGATATTGCGTGGTTTCAGAATTATAAATTCCCAAAAGTTTCCGAAAACTTAGGACCAATCAAAATGAGCGTGACGATGATTAGTGCGGGTTCTCAGCACAATGTTGTGCCTGATACCTGCAAATTCACCGTTGATATTCGTGTAACAGAGCAATATACTTTGGAAGAAATTACGGAAGTAGTGAAGAAAAACATCGAAAGTGAAGTTGTGCCTCGCTCAATTCGTTTGCGTCCGTCGAGTATTCCGAAGGAACATCCGATTGTGCAAGCAGGAATCAGCATGGGTCGTAATACTTATGGTTCGCCTACCACCTCTGACCAAGCCTTGCTCGATTGTCCTTCATTAAAAATGGGTCCAGGCGATTCAGCTCGCTCACATACAGCCGATGAATTTATCTATCTTGATGAAATTGAAGAAGGTATAAAACTGTATATTACCATGCTTGGCAAGGTAATTCTCTAA